The sequence TGTGGATTACACCAAAGAGATTTTGTAGCCCAGGATACCAGTACATTTTGGAGTTGCTTCCAGGCTCTAAGTAGGACTTCTCAAAGAAAACTTCAACTCTGGAGAAGAACTATCCAGAGTATTAAGATATGTtgttctgccaaaaaaaaaaaaaaaaaagaagaaaaaaaagtgaagtaatTGGGGCTTTGTACAGAGGGAAATAATTAAGGGAAAAATTTGGTGAGACTTCATCTTAAGAGATgacatttattattaattagGCATTTAACATGAGAAGCAAATCTGTTGGCCAGATCCCAGAAGGGAAAGATTTAaggcaaagcagcaggagaaactCAAGTAGAGGAGGCTGTGAGTGCTCTGTGGTGGATCAGGAGCCCTAAACTGCAGAAAGGAGACCATACAACTAAAAATGCTGTGTATTCACATCTGATCCTGAATTAGGGGCAGAATTAGGAGCCCTAAAAACAGCCAGAGGAGTTTTTATTGCCAAGGCTGCCAgtgcagctcagggctctggggctgcagctctggggttgATTTACTGAGTGCTCCtgatggaggaggaggtggcttGTGTTGCAAGCAGCAAAGTTCAGATCCTTGGCAGGGAGTTTGTAATTACATTCCAAGTGGAAATACTTCACTGACAGGGGCAGAGATAGGGATGGAGAGCAAAGAGGAGACTTCTTCTGCTGAGGCTGGAAGCACTGGGctttaaaagggaaattaatattaaattccAGCGCTTACTCTCCAAGAATGATGTTAAGGCTCTGGGGTGCTCCTCAAAAATAAGTGTAGGAATAAAATTAAGACTAAAGAATTGAGAATTTATCTATGAACTTGGATCCTGCTGTCTTTCCTCTCACATCTGGGAAGTTGGAAACTCTCTGGATACTCAAAAGCAGAGGGactgcagctgtttttctgtctttaaaaaaaaattcaaaggtaGAATCTGGAGAGGAAATACTACAGCATAACTTTGTGTAGCaagaattaaatgaaaaattaattgccTTGTTATAGGAGAGGAAATTACTTGGTTTATGCCTGGTGAAATACAGGAAACATTGCTGTAATTATCTGGAAAGAGAGTGGTGGTGAAGTACATCTGTTACCTGTCTGTAGTCCATAAAATGTCACCATTATTGGATGTGTtgggtgctgctgtggttgtttaaaaaaatctgggtTATAAATTGTTATCTGTATCAGAGTTTGAATGTAATGTTTATGGGGTCAGAAATACTTCAGataaatttcacagaaataactTAAAACAGATAAAGACTTCATGGTATGAAGTGTATGCTgcataaaagggaaaattaacatttctggTTTAGTCATTAAGGTACAGCTCCTcatatgtgtttttaaaaaaactttacTTTCAATTTTAGGTTTTCAATTTCAATTAcacagtttcttttttccttcttttgctgAAGGCTTTAATTGTTACACTTGAGTTCAAGCTGctgtttccatatttttctccttcaggcTTTTTCTCTGAGTAccttgattttttattttttcacctctTATTAATAGGAATCTAGTAAAATACATACAATTAATCTAGTTTTACATATCAAAGAATGAAATTCCTGAAATAGCATCAGTCTTGCAATTCTTCCTGAATTCAGCTCTATGCCAGACTTCTCCACTTGAAATTTCCAACATTAGGGATTATTTGCCAAacaaaagaagataaaatgcTGCCAATATTTTCTCTCAAACTTTTAATCTAACTGCAAACAagacagataaatatttttcaagcagACTCCCCTCTTCAGCTTCCCAGTATACTGTGAGCTGTTTCCAAGCTTTCTGAGCAGCACTTTCCTTGTTTTGGTATCTTCTGTGAGCACAAAAACATCTTGTTTGCTCTGCAAGGAGAATCAGGGAGGTTTTAATAATCTGCTAATCAGGTTGTTGACAGCAGGCAGCCAAGGCAGTGctaaaaggcagcagagcactgctgaaGAGGAcagaaatcctgggaatttGCCATCTTTTGGCAGGGTCCTCTTTAGAAGATGCTGTAGACTTTGTCAGATTTCAAACCCAGCACTTTTAGGCTTTCTGCATGGTGCTGGGAagatttttggtgaaaaaagtTCCCTGTAGAGCTGGAGGGCTTGATCACTCTCCATAGTGAGCTGTGGTGCTTAGCACCTGGAATTTCAGAAATGAGAGAATCagccacagaaggaaaacaggtCCCTCTTGAGCAATTCCTGCTGTCAGAGAGGTTTAATCAGATTTATTCCTTCTGTGgagctcctcagcttcccagcacCAGAATGGGTTTGGTGGAAAGATCCGGATCCTCACTTCTTGAGAAGCCCTCCTGTCTCCCTTTGCCTCTAATGAGATTTTTGAGGAGCACCCTCCTGATGATGCTCAGTGTTTGCAGTTCCATAACCAGCAGGGGCTTGGCAGCCTGTGTGTGCCAATCTCTCATTATTGCAGCTCTACTTTTATCTTGCAtactttccttttcccccagcaTTTCATTTGAACTGCTTCCCTGTTAACTTTTGTTTCAAGTGCTGGCATTGCAggagtggttttgttttttggtttttttttttctttccttgggcAGCATCTGACCTAAATGCTGTTATCATTCCAGGTTTATGTATTGAAACGACCACATGTGGACGAGTTTCTTCAGAGGATGGGAGAGCTCTTTGAATGTGTACTCTTCACAGCCAGTCTAGCCAAGGTTTGTTCCTCCCTTCATCTCTTTAACCCTTATGGTGCTGGTCAGTGGActtttggttgggttttctATGGATAATTATTTCCACAGTTGGTACTATcttaatttttccccttcttttctgcttctttgtcTGACAGTGTGTACTTTGTCTGCTAGTGTGTGGGTAAGTGTTTCCATGGTAACACCATCACATATGGGCTTGTCTCATAATGTAGCCTCCATGCATTGCTCATGATGCCAATATGAAAGGCTCCCAAGTTACCATGGTTATAGTGAGAAATTAGAACAAAATAGAGTGCCAGTGAAGCAGCACATGAAAGCTGGGCATGAAATAAAACACCGAATTAAACCCTGTCTACACCATCAACCAGTGACTCAGAAACTCACTGGAAATTGGGAACCAAGCTTCTTGCTCTCTTGAGGGGCAATTTCAACCTGGAGTTAGAAAATTGAGACTTTTTTGCAAAGCTTGAAACATCCCCAGGAATATTTTATGCCCTCTGGTCCTGCAGTAGCAGTAGTGGCTCATAGGTAGTTTTTGTGGTAGATATTACAGTAGTAAAGTGATCTGGAATTCTCCACTTCCTTCAGTGTATTGTATTTGTGGTGTCCTGTTTGTAAAATGACTTTGGTTATTTCTAAGTAGTGCTCTAGCCTGGCAAGCTTTTGCTCCAGCCTAGTGTAGAGATGGTGGCAGGGGACAGGACCCTGATCTTCTGTAAAGCCTTTTCCCTGCATTCTCTTTACCACATCCTGTTCAGTCAcgttgaaaaaaaatcctaaatactGCCCCAATTTCATACTGAAATTTTGTGCCTTATTTCATAATCAAAAGATGATTGATTTCAacatcaggtttttttcttggtttaaaATATAGGAAAACGGAAAATGTTGTGCAATAATAAGATGTAACTACCATTTTCAGCTATGTGGTTATTCATGTTTGAGTTTATTTGGATACTTCTTCTCTATATAAATTGTTGGATTCTAAGCTGTGCCTCACTTAAAATACCATCTTATGTGTAAAATGTGAATTTCCCTGGTATTGTACATGAGTGTTTTTATTAATAACATCTTTGGCTGATCCTTTTTGGCCTAGTTATGCAATTTGGTAATCTTAAGAGTCTTTGCTGACCCAGTTGCTCCAAGGGCATCACTTGGCAGAGCCACATCAGGCTCAGATTTGTTCACTGCAGTTTCTCTTCAGAGGCACATGGAAACAAATCAGCTGGGGAAAACTTCATATTGGTTTTCTATTAGCATTGGCTGGTTTTATGGTAATGGCAGGTGAGATCTCTGGATCCATCAACCTCTAAAAAACTCTCAGGTTAACTCTTAAGTTGGCCCTGACAATAAAACCTAATtaataaatcacagaaaacatttagaGTGCAAGTTAGCCTTCTCTAGAAAGACAATTGTCCtacttttgctttctctctttattAATCACTTCAGGTTTGCAGGCAATTGAGTTAATTAACAAGGAGCAGGGAcggaaatggagaaaaagggCATTTTATGTGAAATTCTTGTGTGTCCCTTCTCTGTGAATCAGCCTTATCTGCATGTTGCTAACTTGATGTTTCTGACTTGTATTTTTAAGTATGCAGACCCAGTAGCTGACTTACTGGATCGCTGGGGTGTGTTCAGGGCAAGGCTCTTTAGAGAATCCTGTGTTTTCCACCGAGGCAATTATGTGAAGGATCTGAGTCGACTGGGCCGTGAGCTGAGTAAAGTTATTATAGTAGATAATTCTCCTGCATCTTACATCTTCCATCCTGAAAATGCAGTAAGTATTCAGAGTACTCCAGCCTAACTTCATCTCTCTGGCCCTCACCCAGGTTTTGTGATTCAGAAAATAGACTTTTCAGAGCACTGTGTCagattttgtgggtttttttaggctGCAGTGGGTTCTGGGGTTCGCTGCCAAGTGGTGAAGGACATGGGCAAAGTGATCTTGACAGAGTGTCACAGCCATGACTgctcctgtgctctgagctTTGGCTGCTGCCTTGAGCTCCAGCAGTTTTGAGAAATAACAAGTGGTGTGGAACTTGAAAAACCAACCTAGCTCTAAGAAACaaagctgccctgcagcacagatttTGTTCTTTGGAGTAGTGATTGCAGAAAGAATGGTTTGCTTGTGTTGTATTTTCAGGCACCcctgacaaaggcaggaatgatgaatctgactccatgctctcagaaggctaatttattactttataatactatattatattaaagaatactgtactatactatactaaagaatacagaaaagacacttactgaatgctaaaaagataataatgaaaactcctgactctctccagagtctcgacacagcttggccctgattggccaaagagtcaaaacaactcacagcagaatccagtgaaacaatctccaaacacattccacatgtgagcacaacacaggagaagcaaatgagataagaattgttttccttttctctgaggcttctcagcttcccaggagaaaaatcctgggtgaaggaattttttcagagaatgtgagtGCCACATGCTTAAACTTCTTTTTAGgtacttccattttttttcattgtgtgaataatattttattagttaAGATAGTTAATGATTTACTAATGATAATTAATGCTTGCTACTGAGATCTGCATtttttagaaaggaaagaaaaaaaacccaccaagatCCTGTTGTGTTGTTATGCTCCTCTCTCATTTTTGTCATAGTTCCATAATTAGAACTGTTAGTCAACAAGTTAATCAAGGTTTAGGAATAAGGATAAAGGGCAGGCAGCAGTTCTGTAGGGGAGAACAATGAGGAGCAATGTGCATTTTCACTGTGTGTTTGTAttggctccaggagctctcaTGGAGAGGTCTGGGGTGCTCCATCCATGGCTGCAGCCAGTACAGCTGCTCACATCTGCTTTAGCTGCCAGGGGAGAAGCTGGAACTCTTAGATCTGCTGACTTTTAGACAACCAGGCTGTGCACTGTTTGCTTTGATGTTTTTAGGCTGCCTTCTTTGTGAACTGTTAAAAATCAATGCAGGAAATCTTTTATTAAGAACACTGCTTTGCACAGTCCTGCATCTCCAgaatagtttttttttctttctttttgtatcAAGAGCTATTTATCTTCTAGCAGTCAGCTTTCAAGTTCAGATCCTAATATTGTGATGCCCTAAGTGATGgggtgaaaacatttttctggttGGTGCCACACATGGTTTAAAGCTGCTATTTATAATAACCAGGACCAGTAGCTCCAATTTATGTTCAtggttaaaattaaaaacctgaTCCAAGATCATCGTTTGGGATCTTGGAAATCAGTGCCAAGGAAATAATGAGCTGTAGAAATTTGAGAGATGAAATTAAGGGCCTTGTCAGAGTGGTTTAATCATGTGTAGAAAAGTGCTGCTGGCTGACTGATGCTGGAGTCTCTGCAGAAACCAGAGCTTGTAACAAGATCCAGGATAGTCTTGGAAAGATCTCATTGTGCTGAAGATACACAGAACAccttccccaaatccagcctgcATATTTAAGAAGGTTTATTATCTGTGTTGTTTTCTGAACCCACTCACTAGATGTGACATTTTTACCTGAACAATGTTCTGCCCTTGCAGTTAAACATTTCCTCCAAACCCCGTGCTGGAAGGGGTTGTTGCTGCCTGCCTGTTCCTGGTGACTCACTCTGATAATtcttagaggggaaaaaaaattgcctgtAAACAAAGTGTCAGTGCAGCTTCATAAGCTGTGTCTGCCTTCCAGTCTGTTCTAGATACCAAGAAGGCAAAGCAAGGAGAGCTGCCCAGTGTGTGGGGTCATGTGGGTCACCTGGGCATGCAGGTGAAGCTCAGCTGTCCTGGTTGGGCTTGGGGTTGACCCTGCTGCTCCACCTGCATGCTAATGAGTAGCTAATTGCCATGATTATTACAGCACGGTGATGATGGTTCCAGAACACCTACACAGACAAAACTCACGTGTCTTTTACATCATGAAACCCTCTGAGTGTTTGTTGGTTGCTTTGTTTCAGGTGCCTGTGCAGTCCTGGTTTGATGACATgacagacacagagctgctaGATCTTATTCCTTTCTTTGAAGGACTAagcaaagaggaagaagttTACAGTATGCTTCATAAACTCTGCAACAGGTAGCCCTTAACTCTGACTGACTCCTGCTCCTAGATTGCAGTTGCTGGAGGCTGTCTCCATCTCTTTCAGCTCTTTCAAATGTAAGCTTGGGGAGGTCACCCCAGTCAGAAGTGCTACTCTTGATCTTCCTGTTACATTGGACACGAAGGACAATCATGAGTGATGCTATTAAGCCTTCAGAAGCCTGACTCCTAAGGTCATGTGTTCAGACtacttttttaaaggaaaaaaaaaaaaagctattttaaatgggactcttttaattaatttcataaaTGGACATCTTTTACTGGATCAGCTTTTCTTAAAACATgccaaaaaaaagaagcttgtATTTCAGCAGTTgaatttctctccctttcttcccctcccACTATGCAGACAATTTTACTCCCCTGCTTAGAGCAGTTGACCTGactctgaattttttcttacagaatgAAGTGCCTTTTTGAATgttattttaagataaaaattcatttttgtatAAGACGTATTTCCAGACATCTTTTAGTCTTGTATTGTCTAAatgctttaaaaggaaaaaggaaaaaaaaatttatagaGCACTGTAATAtataacaaaggaaaaagttgAAACCAAGATGCTGGGTTCCTGTCTCCACGATGACAATGAGTTGTGTTACACTTTGTCATGCTCAGAAGGTTCAGGCGGTCGTGGGAGGGGTGAACTGGGGTCATTAACATGGTTGTTTCGCTGATGAGGATTTTGGGCACAGTTTTAAAACATATCTGCAGTTGTTTGAGTATTTAGGGAGTGATGGAGTTGAGGAAATGAGGTGGCTGATAGACCTGAAGCACCTTTAATTGCAGACAGATGaagttctgctgtctctgctcaCGCACAACTGCCATGCCTCTTCTTTTTTGGAAAACCATTCTCTTGGGAGAACAGCAAGGAGATCTATTTATTAGCTTAAGATTCTTTTCTCAAAACAACCCATCTGGGGAAGCTGGATCTACATTGAGCTGTTTGgagtacttttttcttttcattgctgCTACTGTATACTCACCAAATGGAGTTGACCATCGGCTGTTATACTGTTTTTGCCACTGTGCCTGTGCTATGAGACATTTTCTGTAAGCTGCAAACTTGggcaataaataaaatgcaggcTTCATAACCCACCCCCATGGATTAATCCATTGGTATTTGATATACCAGTTAAAGGTGACctgtaaaggatttttttttcaattttttcagtTAAGATGAAGCCCTGTCCTTTCTTTGATACATGAAAATGTAGGAAGTTTGGTGCCCACACCTTtgatttgtatttcttttcccccaaggTGTGAGGTGCAGATTATGAGCTGTATCAAGTCTTGCTGGAAGGGCAGAAGTTACTAGCCTAGACTAAAATTGGTCCTCTGGCTTTGGAGTTGAGTTAGACTCATCTCTGAATCTGAGAGCCTGCTTAACATCTTCTGCAGTGCCATAGGTATTTCAAatgaactatttttaaatactttatgCCTTTGAAGAACAAGgcacacctttttttccctccccctttccaGTGTCACCTTTCAGTTATTGTCCACAGCAGAAATCTGCAAACATAAAAAGTGCAGCTGCGTTTGGCTGTCATCAGAGAAGACTAAATGGATTATTTGGTGCTTCTAATTAGCCTTGTGCTAAATTCTGAATTGTAGACCccctttgccttttttcttttcctcagaaagtCCCAATGACTTGGGAAAAACACAAATTCCTTTGTGATGGACTTGGGGCTTGTGATCCTTGTCTCAAAACCATTGGTGAAGCAGCTTAACAAATCCATCTGAGAGGGGCAGGCCAGTCTGCACAGGCAGTGAGTGGGTGATGGTGGGTGCAGTACCAAACTGAGCCCCCcttgcagtgcagctgtgctccagctgtgctccagctgtggctgggccCAGGGGTGCTGGAGGCAGTCCCATCACACCCATGTGTCTCTAGGGCATCACCCTTTTGTTTCTTAACCAGCTGGCATCACCTTAGTACTGTATAAATGTGTGCCACAACAAAAAGACAAAGTGTCgagtttaaaaatgaaaaagcttaaaaaaaaagcctactttgtttaaaatataacaaaaaaaaaaatcaagcaagaAAAAGGACGTACGGATTCTGGTTAGTCCATTAACGTTTACTTTCACTTTAAGATGGTTGAATTTTGCATTTGACTCCAGAGTAATGAAACTGTaagctgccaaaaaaaaaaaaaaataaacagttgtTCTCTGAGCAGTATTTTCAACTGTGCCTGTGGCTCCAGGGCCCCAGTGCAGTTTGCAGGGAAGTATTCAGGTTGTAGTTAGTCGTGCAGGTATGAGAGGAATGGCTGAAGAAATTCAAAGACTTTTTCTCGTTAGCATTAGACCAAACAATCAGACAAAGAGTAAATAACCCACGAGCCAGGGCCATGTGACAGTTTGACCTGTTGGACGTGAGACAAACCATGTCACCCGTTTGCATCTCTGCAAGCAGCGATTTCATGAACCAGTTGCCTTAAGTCTGTGAATGAATGTTGATTATATTATTAAAGTGTCTTGTATTGTTTTCAAATCCACATAGAATGGGCAACTGAACTTCTGCACCAGCCTCTGGAGGAACAGTTCTGATGATGTTCTGTACAACCATACTTGTACTGTACCATTTTGGCTcttaaaaccccccaaattttaaaacaccCAACTTACTGTAACTTAGTACAGCATTAAAATGACGCTTGGTGACaatacaaagacaaaaaacGTAGCACAGCTTTGATCTCTGTTAGTATTAAGAGTATTTTCTGTAAGTTCTGAccagttctatttttttttaacccaccCAACTCATATGAGAATAAAACTCAGAGTGCTCTACAATCAGGTTTGGACTGCCCTGGGTATTCAGATTTGGCCAACAACTGTCACAGTTGTTTATTTTGACACTATCATCATACTTGAAATTTCAAGTGTTCAGGTTGCGTGGATATACATACGCTATATATTTAGAGTTTCTAGATTCTAAAAAAAGCAATAGAGTTCTGTCCATAAAGTCAGAGAACGAGTGGAATGTTTGTAAAATTTGCAATACGGGTATTtgattgtattttaaatacaagattaaaaaaaattcaaataggaaaaaaaaaacaacccttgTTTCCTAAATCTCTTGCATATTTTCAAGTGCAGTTACTGCATGCAGGTCTCCAGGGCTGTTCTAAACCCTGGGTTTCAGTTCTAGTTCTGGATAttatagaaatattaaaaactctTTTCCCAGTTGGTAATTTTAAAGACATGCTGCCTGGCCTGAAGTTCTGTTGTCCTTTTTATGTTGGGTTAAAAAACGTTTTTCTTGCCTGTATGGGTATTTCTAAATGAAGCTGTAAGGCAGAATGCCTTAGACCCTTGAAACCCAACAGAAGTGTTAACAAAGAAATTCCCATTTGTAACCTTAGGGCTGTGCACAGAATCCTTGGTCACACCACGAAGGCGTGGCAGGCTGGGCATGGGGAGGTGGTGGCAAATGTACAATATTGCTGTGTTCATTTAGGTAGCTTTGGAAGAATAATTTTGTCTCTTTGTTTCGCCCTTTTGATCTTTATTAAAACAGCAAAAGTTATACGTGGAAGAAACTCAACACCTGGAGGCGTTTTTGGTTGTCAGTGTACGCAATCACTTTTCTTACAGCATGATTTTGATTAGACTGGTTGGGGACAATAAAGTATCTAAATGACACTGGTGTGTGCTGATGTTGCAGCTTTTGAAATTtcaatgtaaaaaagaaaaaaaaaacaagtaaaagaATCTGTAGCTGTGTGACTTCCGAAGGCGTAATCCTCTGTTGGACAGGTTGTTTTTAACCTAATAAACCACAGTTCTGCACAGCCctatttgtaaaacaaaaacaagtttGTGCCTCTGATTCCAAGGTGCTGTGATGTTTTTTGCCTTTGTGGGGCGAGGAGGGGCAGGTGAGGCTGGCGTGGGGCAATTGCTTCAAAATCTCTGGCCTAACTATGCAAAACCAGCTGTCAGTTCTCTGTTTCACATGATGTTGTAAAATCCCAGCTGACTCTCTCTCTTATTTCTTGTTAAAGATCTATTGGGAGCTCCTCAACAGAGGAGTAAGCAatggaaatgtttctttctttctttctttctttcttttttttcctttttttttccttatgatgGAGCTGTTTACACTTTGATGCAATGAACAATCCAGCAATACTTGAGAAACACTACAGATACCATATGAGTGTTTGCAGGAGAGAGAAGTGTTGTCAATCAGGTATTGAATGGTTTCTTTACTgtcacaaataaaaaattttaacaaTATAGTTACTTGTGCATGTAATACTTCTCTgggaaaaagcatttctgcactTCTCCTTCAGTAACAGGCACTGATTCAGCAGGGACTTCACTCCTGCTAATGCACATCCGTGTCAGAGGGTGAAAtcacccatccctgtcccagcctcctccccctctcctctctcagtcACGTGCAGGACTCCTCAgtggctgccctggcacctgcTTGTGCAAACAGAGCTGATGAACTACTGATGAACTCTGCTAAATAAATTGGTGGTGACTCTTGCAGATGTTCCAGCTATTTAGATCTCTTGGATGAGATCATACAATAATTTGTTCAAGTCTCAAAGCTGTGTGACTTCTTTTGAAGGGCTTACTTCAGCTACTTGAATAGCTGTTCTTAACATCACTGCCATATCCACATGAATATCTGAATAAAACACTTTATTTGGTTGGAAAAATCTATTTTGGGACTTTTTATCTGACACAGTAAGACTTAGGCAGAGCCTTCCTTTCTAGGAAAGGCACATATTATTGATGCTTTATGAGCAGAAAACCTCAGGCCTGTTGGAATTAGCAGCTGGCTCAAGATAGCACATTAGttgcaattaaaaatactttttagtTAGTCCTGTGATTGGTTGGAATGACCTGGCCTGCCTTTACTTTGTACTGGTTGGTcaggtttttgattttttaggtttagcttgtttttgtttttaattttaattttaccaaTCTCCTTAGCTGCTACTTCAGATGAAGATGAGGATAAAGAtgcctttctcttttatttttttttttcacttggtaAAACAAGTGTTTCAAAATTCATAAAACAGCTCATTTATAATGGTGAGAAAGCTCCTGTTGTTCTGTGCTGACAGAAACCAagtgtctgcagagctgaatACACAATGCTCTGTACACCTATAGGCTTTCCAatgggtttttccccctttttgttgtcttttgaCTCAGGAGGAAATCCAACTGCACTGCAACTCCCTGCAGGATGGGGtagggctgctccagctgggatgcagcctccagcagctttcctggcAAGCAACATTTGCCATCCAGActtccaccagcccagccaCGCTGGCAGGAGCCTAGGGACGTTCTGGAAAGTTCTGGACTCctctggttctgctggagctgctggagaagcagggATCAGTGGGTAACCCAGTGGTTTGGACAGTTGGCAGccctggaaagctgcaggagttctgttctgcaggagctgtgctgggagcgGGGTGTCCATGGTTCTgttgggcaggagctgtgctgggagcgGGGTGTCCATGGTTCTgttgggcaggagctgtgctgggagcgGGGTGTCCATGGCTGGAGCCATGTCCAGGGCGTTTCTGAGGGACACTCAGGGGTCAGTGTGGCTCCACAGGGCAGGGTTCCCCCTGTTCTGCACCCCAGTGTCAAAAGGGGAGGTTTGGCCATGGCTAAAAGGGGCTCAGTGGGTTTGAGAggtgctggctgtggctgtgtccccctgtgGTGCCTCCCACCGCTCTCTCCAAGCAGCATCGCTCAGTTTTGCACCCAGGCTTTGATTTCATGACATGGACACACCTGGTGGGGAtggaagggcaggaaaagctggacacaagcacagctggcacccaTCACCCTCCTCACCTCGGGCTGCACCCCAGCAAggaccaggctgctgctgctcagagggaaCAGAGGAGTCACCGCTCAG comes from Camarhynchus parvulus chromosome 2, STF_HiC, whole genome shotgun sequence and encodes:
- the CTDSPL gene encoding CTD small phosphatase-like protein isoform X4, whose translation is MDNPSIITQVTNPKEEEILSCTQDKVSQCNISLKKQRSRSIFSTLFCCFRDYNVEPPSTNSTSALPPLVEENGGLQKPPAKYLLPELTASDYGKKCVVIDLDETLVHSSFKPISNADFIVPVEIDGTIHQVYVLKRPHVDEFLQRMGELFECVLFTASLAKYADPVADLLDRWGVFRARLFRESCVFHRGNYVKDLSRLGRELSKVIIVDNSPASYIFHPENAVPVQSWFDDMTDTELLDLIPFFEGLSKEEEVYSMLHKLCNR